Proteins from one Bacillota bacterium genomic window:
- a CDS encoding methyl-accepting chemotaxis protein, whose translation MLHRLLRVSLAGKILGATAAMAVIVLASSGLGLWTTRQLAAARPGGPWELLGDLWLAAALLVCLVGFAGAWLIVREVVDPVRRVAQAAALLGEQGRLDVRVTGPRAGSAELAGLAGSFNAMADRLAEAVAALAKTASQLGGDARRLAERGRSIAELLQKGLAGFEAVDRGSEAQRLAGEQMSHALAELRQAIEQVAGGAADQARGTQELHVLLNRMAARVSEIRHAADELDRAYGRIASDAARGRSDLESSHAGMETLRAAVLATAERVEALGNASQEIGRIVESITEIADQTNLLALNAAIEAARAGEHGRGFAVVASEIRHLAERSGEASRDIARRVEALRSETDAVVAAMRASSEQVNSGSTEIERTLETLAGIFEQVQRVKEPIGAIAGSAQGADDDAQQAVRAMEGVAGVAEENAAAAEQMAASSRQVQEAVEQTGRLVDETVERVAALRDLLTRAGEAVEETEGMTARMEQLASRLTGVVGRYRWAGREGEAA comes from the coding sequence ATGCTTCATCGTCTTCTCCGCGTCAGCCTGGCTGGAAAGATCCTGGGCGCCACCGCCGCCATGGCGGTGATCGTGCTGGCCAGCTCCGGGCTCGGGCTCTGGACCACCCGCCAGCTGGCGGCCGCCCGGCCGGGCGGTCCCTGGGAGCTGCTGGGCGACCTCTGGCTGGCGGCGGCGCTCCTGGTCTGCCTGGTCGGCTTCGCCGGCGCCTGGCTGATCGTCCGCGAGGTGGTCGACCCCGTCCGCCGGGTGGCCCAGGCGGCCGCCCTGCTGGGAGAGCAGGGGCGCCTGGATGTGCGTGTCACCGGCCCCCGCGCCGGGAGCGCCGAGCTGGCCGGACTGGCGGGCAGTTTCAATGCCATGGCCGACCGTCTCGCCGAGGCGGTGGCCGCCCTGGCCAAGACCGCTTCGCAGCTGGGAGGGGATGCCCGCCGGCTGGCGGAGCGAGGCCGGTCGATCGCCGAGCTCCTCCAGAAGGGCCTGGCGGGGTTCGAGGCGGTCGACCGAGGCTCGGAGGCGCAGAGGCTGGCGGGCGAACAGATGAGCCACGCCCTGGCCGAGCTCCGGCAGGCCATCGAGCAGGTGGCCGGTGGCGCCGCGGACCAGGCCCGCGGGACCCAGGAACTCCACGTGCTGCTCAACCGCATGGCCGCCCGCGTCAGCGAGATCCGCCACGCCGCCGACGAGCTGGACCGCGCCTACGGCCGGATCGCGAGCGATGCGGCGCGCGGGCGGAGCGACCTGGAGTCGAGCCATGCCGGTATGGAGACGCTGCGGGCGGCCGTCCTGGCCACCGCCGAGCGGGTGGAAGCGCTGGGCAACGCCTCGCAGGAGATCGGGCGGATCGTGGAGAGCATCACCGAGATCGCCGACCAGACCAACCTGCTGGCGCTCAACGCCGCCATCGAGGCCGCCCGGGCGGGCGAGCACGGCCGCGGCTTCGCCGTGGTCGCCTCGGAGATCCGCCACCTGGCGGAACGGAGTGGCGAGGCCAGCCGCGACATCGCCCGGCGCGTCGAGGCGCTGCGGAGCGAGACCGACGCCGTGGTGGCGGCCATGCGCGCCAGCAGCGAGCAGGTGAACAGCGGCTCGACGGAGATCGAGCGGACGCTGGAGACGCTGGCGGGCATCTTCGAACAGGTGCAGCGGGTGAAGGAGCCGATCGGCGCCATCGCCGGCTCGGCCCAGGGCGCCGACGACGACGCCCAGCAGGCGGTCCGGGCGATGGAGGGCGTGGCCGGCGTGGCCGAGGAGAACGCGGCCGCGGCCGAGCAGATGGCCGCCTCCAGCCGGCAGGTGCAGGAAGCGGTGGAGCAGACCGGCCGGCTGGTCGACGAGACGGTGGAGCGGGTGGCCGCGCTCCGCGACCTGCTCACCCGCGCGGGCGAGGCTGTGGAGGAGACGGAGGGGATGACGGCGCGGATGGAACAGCTGGCGAGCCGGCTGACGGGTGTCGTGGGGCGCTACCGCTGGGCGGGCAGGGAGGGGGAGGCCGCATGA
- a CDS encoding protein-glutamate O-methyltransferase CheR — protein MGLDRDDSTRSFGDSEWWGFVSAYRRLTGQDLSAYRREQLERRLRGLVARLGVDGLAELLRRMEREEAVRQQVVSFLTIHVSEFFRNPEQFERLRRHWLPRVRRRRSIALWSAGCSNGPEPYSLAILLAEEGMLERAEILATDVDDVALAQAASGEYEEEGLAGLDPERRRRWLEPVAPGRWRLRQEIRERVRVRHHDLLVDPPPGRFDLILCRNVLIYFTAAGKERALKGLAEALEPDGWLLLGSTESLNGAAAHGLRPVGPFLYEAGETKLGLDRRGRRV, from the coding sequence GTGGGTCTGGATCGGGACGACTCGACGCGCAGCTTCGGCGACAGCGAGTGGTGGGGTTTCGTCAGCGCCTACCGGCGCCTGACCGGCCAGGACCTGAGCGCCTACCGGCGCGAGCAGCTGGAACGGCGGCTGCGCGGCCTGGTGGCGCGCCTGGGCGTGGACGGCCTCGCCGAACTGTTGCGCCGCATGGAGCGTGAGGAAGCGGTCCGGCAGCAGGTGGTCAGCTTCCTGACGATCCACGTCTCGGAGTTCTTCCGCAACCCCGAACAGTTCGAGCGCCTCCGGCGGCACTGGCTGCCCCGGGTCCGGCGGCGCCGGTCGATCGCCCTCTGGTCGGCCGGCTGCTCGAATGGTCCGGAACCATACTCCCTGGCCATCCTTCTGGCGGAGGAAGGGATGCTGGAACGGGCGGAGATCCTGGCCACCGACGTGGACGACGTGGCGCTGGCGCAGGCGGCCTCGGGCGAGTACGAGGAAGAGGGCCTGGCCGGCCTCGACCCGGAGCGGCGGCGGCGCTGGCTGGAGCCCGTCGCGCCGGGACGGTGGCGGCTGCGCCAGGAGATCCGGGAGCGCGTCCGAGTCCGGCATCACGATCTGCTCGTCGATCCTCCCCCCGGCCGTTTCGACCTGATCCTCTGCCGGAACGTCCTCATCTACTTCACGGCCGCGGGCAAGGAGCGTGCCCTGAAGGGCCTGGCGGAGGCGCTGGAGCCGGACGGGTGGCTCCTGCTGGGCAGCACCGAGAGCCTGAACGGGGCGGCGGCGCATGGACTGCGCCCGGTGGGACCCTTCCTGTACGAGGCGGGCGAGACTAAGCTGGGGCTGGACCGGCGAGGGAGGCGGGTCTGA
- a CDS encoding chemotaxis protein CheA has translation MGVRGLQLPGLSEEESRLFLEEAEELLEALEEGLVGLAGGTPSPEQVQSLFRAAHTLKGNAGAAGLDGVAGRAHALESRLEPLRHGAAAPGPDEIDRMLVEVDAIRAELGLAAAAPAAETEGTAASGGAAVGLLGEASTGEAPDETEVEIRFARDCPFLSVRSYQVLQAVRDAGGRVVASEPDEAAIEAGQEFERLRLRFRGESEEVLREIRAVPDVVAVERVGGAAPVVAGPGAAAPAPGRQPARAPRPEAAPRAAVAGVASPEGPAETLRVEVGLLDQLMNLIGELVVDRNRLGEAARRLAAGGDDTSLDEVVEHLARLSEELQSTVTRARMQPLSSLFRRFPRMMRELARSTGKEFDFVMEGEATELDRSVATGIADPLVHLLRNAVDHGVEPPEERRRAGKPQRARIELAAWREENTIRIAVSDDGAGIDPAALRRKAVEKGFLTAEQARQVSDREAVELIFLPGFSTSGRVTEISGRGVGMDVVRRNVERIGGQVEVESKPGEGTRFVLQLPLTVAILRALLLEVDAIPVAIPLGAIDEVVEVRPERVERVGGEAVLRWREQVLPLGSLRVALEGGWRWEAEGPQPAVVVHHQGRRQVWAADRLLGEQEVVVKGLGRWLDEVRGLAGAAVLGDGSVALVLDVGGVMLAARMEG, from the coding sequence ATGGGCGTCCGCGGCCTCCAGCTGCCGGGGCTGAGCGAGGAGGAGAGCCGCCTCTTCCTCGAGGAGGCGGAGGAGCTTCTCGAAGCCCTGGAGGAGGGGCTGGTCGGCCTCGCGGGGGGGACCCCCTCTCCCGAGCAGGTGCAGTCTCTCTTCCGGGCGGCGCACACGTTGAAGGGGAACGCGGGTGCCGCCGGGCTGGACGGGGTGGCCGGCCGGGCCCATGCGCTGGAGAGCCGCCTGGAACCGCTCCGGCACGGGGCGGCGGCCCCCGGCCCGGACGAGATCGACCGCATGCTGGTCGAGGTGGATGCCATCCGGGCGGAGCTGGGCCTGGCAGCGGCCGCACCCGCCGCGGAGACGGAAGGGACAGCGGCGAGCGGAGGTGCGGCCGTCGGCCTCCTCGGCGAGGCGTCGACCGGCGAAGCCCCTGACGAGACCGAGGTCGAGATCCGCTTCGCCCGGGACTGCCCCTTTCTCTCCGTCCGCTCCTACCAGGTCCTCCAGGCGGTGCGCGACGCGGGCGGCCGCGTGGTGGCTTCGGAGCCGGACGAGGCGGCCATCGAGGCCGGGCAGGAGTTCGAGCGGCTCCGCCTCCGCTTCCGCGGGGAGAGCGAGGAGGTTCTGCGGGAGATCCGGGCGGTGCCCGACGTGGTCGCGGTGGAGCGGGTGGGCGGCGCAGCGCCGGTCGTGGCGGGGCCGGGTGCGGCTGCGCCCGCGCCTGGCCGGCAGCCCGCCCGCGCGCCGCGCCCCGAGGCGGCGCCGCGGGCGGCCGTGGCGGGCGTCGCCTCCCCGGAGGGGCCGGCCGAGACGCTGCGGGTGGAGGTGGGCCTCCTCGACCAGCTGATGAATCTGATCGGCGAGCTGGTGGTCGACCGGAACCGGCTGGGGGAGGCGGCCAGGCGGCTGGCGGCGGGCGGGGACGACACCTCGCTGGACGAGGTGGTGGAGCACCTGGCGCGGCTGAGCGAGGAGCTCCAGTCCACCGTGACGCGGGCGCGGATGCAGCCGCTCTCCTCGCTCTTCCGCCGCTTCCCGCGCATGATGCGGGAGCTGGCGCGGAGCACGGGCAAGGAGTTCGACTTCGTCATGGAGGGCGAGGCCACGGAACTGGACCGCTCCGTGGCGACGGGGATCGCCGATCCGCTGGTCCACCTGCTCCGGAACGCCGTCGACCACGGGGTGGAGCCGCCGGAAGAGCGGCGGCGGGCGGGGAAGCCGCAGCGGGCGCGGATCGAACTGGCCGCCTGGCGGGAGGAGAACACGATCCGCATCGCCGTCTCCGACGACGGCGCGGGCATCGATCCTGCGGCGCTGCGGCGCAAGGCGGTGGAGAAGGGCTTCCTGACGGCGGAGCAGGCGCGCCAGGTGAGCGACCGCGAGGCGGTGGAGCTGATCTTCCTGCCGGGCTTCTCCACCAGCGGCCGGGTGACCGAGATCTCCGGCCGGGGCGTCGGCATGGACGTGGTTCGGCGGAACGTGGAGCGCATCGGCGGCCAGGTGGAGGTGGAGTCGAAGCCCGGTGAGGGCACCCGCTTCGTCCTCCAGCTGCCGCTGACGGTGGCGATCCTGCGCGCGCTGCTCCTGGAGGTGGACGCGATCCCCGTCGCCATCCCCCTGGGCGCCATCGACGAGGTGGTGGAGGTCCGGCCGGAGCGGGTGGAGCGGGTGGGCGGCGAGGCGGTCCTCCGCTGGCGGGAGCAGGTGCTGCCCCTGGGCTCGCTTCGCGTCGCGCTGGAGGGCGGGTGGCGCTGGGAGGCGGAGGGGCCCCAGCCCGCCGTCGTCGTCCACCACCAGGGGCGGCGCCAGGTCTGGGCGGCCGACCGCCTGCTGGGCGAGCAGGAAGTGGTGGTCAAGGGTCTGGGACGCTGGCTGGACGAGGTGAGGGGGTTGGCGGGAGCGGCGGTGCTGGGCGACGGCAGTGTGGCGCTGGTCCTGGACGTGGGCGGGGTCATGCTGGCGGCCCGGATGGAGGGATGA
- a CDS encoding response regulator, with translation MSRVLVVDDSQFVRMRTAKLLRENGHEVLEAGDGREAVELYQRERPDLVLLDITMPQMDGLSALRQILSEDPGARVVMCTALAQKATVLEAIKIGAKDFLVKPFQPDRLLQSVERWGSPR, from the coding sequence ATGAGCCGGGTGCTGGTGGTCGACGACTCGCAGTTCGTCCGCATGCGGACGGCCAAGCTCCTGCGCGAGAACGGACACGAGGTGCTGGAGGCGGGCGACGGGCGGGAGGCGGTCGAGCTCTACCAGAGGGAGCGGCCGGACCTGGTCCTCCTGGACATCACCATGCCCCAGATGGACGGTCTCTCCGCCCTCCGCCAGATCCTGTCGGAGGACCCGGGGGCGCGGGTGGTGATGTGCACCGCCCTGGCGCAGAAGGCGACGGTGCTGGAGGCGATCAAGATCGGCGCCAAGGACTTCCTGGTCAAACCCTTTCAGCCGGACCGGCTCCTCCAGTCGGTGGAGCGCTGGGGGAGCCCGCGATGA
- a CDS encoding HD domain-containing phosphohydrolase: MEPVYDARGRLLAARGASLDRAGALRLGDHGVRHVYVEAPGLEDVRPHVSLSLKLQQQVLDWLHDLEELAGSGGRAAPLGPGPSLARAIVEELAGGQRGIAISDPDVAASPISRRALHTATGAAILALGRLGARARDDLVLAALVHDVGLARYPADDPRHVEVAMGLMEPPLAWPARTRAAVAQHHERVDGSGFPRGLRGEAIDPGARLLAVMDTYVDAVHPSRGVGMPPHEAVEYVLAAAGYDLDVEAASAFADLVVPYPEGSLVRLADGRHCVVVRAPQGVHARPVVREILWRDGRWQGLPERTFDLGEPGQRTVLIAGFVEERR; encoded by the coding sequence TTGGAGCCTGTCTATGACGCGCGCGGGAGGCTCCTGGCCGCCCGCGGCGCCTCGCTGGACCGGGCCGGCGCCCTGCGCCTGGGCGACCACGGCGTCCGCCACGTCTACGTGGAGGCGCCGGGACTCGAGGACGTGCGCCCTCATGTCTCCCTCAGCCTCAAGCTGCAACAGCAGGTGCTCGACTGGCTCCACGACCTGGAGGAGCTGGCCGGGTCCGGAGGGCGCGCGGCGCCGTTGGGGCCCGGGCCCTCCCTGGCGCGGGCGATCGTCGAGGAGCTGGCCGGCGGCCAGCGCGGGATCGCGATCTCCGACCCGGACGTCGCCGCCTCTCCGATCTCCCGGCGGGCGCTCCACACCGCCACCGGCGCGGCGATACTCGCCCTCGGCCGGCTGGGCGCCCGCGCCCGCGACGACCTGGTTCTGGCGGCGCTCGTCCATGACGTCGGCCTGGCCCGTTACCCGGCGGACGACCCGCGCCACGTGGAGGTGGCGATGGGCCTGATGGAGCCGCCGCTGGCCTGGCCGGCGCGCACGCGGGCGGCGGTGGCCCAGCACCACGAGCGGGTCGACGGGTCGGGCTTCCCGCGCGGGCTCCGGGGCGAGGCGATCGACCCCGGTGCGAGGCTCCTGGCCGTGATGGACACGTACGTCGACGCCGTGCATCCGTCCCGGGGAGTGGGCATGCCGCCGCACGAGGCGGTGGAGTACGTCTTGGCGGCGGCCGGGTACGATCTGGACGTGGAGGCGGCGTCCGCCTTCGCCGACCTGGTCGTTCCCTATCCGGAGGGAAGCCTGGTCCGCCTGGCGGACGGCCGGCACTGTGTCGTGGTCCGGGCGCCGCAGGGCGTCCACGCCCGGCCGGTCGTCCGGGAGATTCTCTGGAGGGATGGGCGGTGGCAGGGGCTGCCCGAGCGGACGTTCGACCTGGGCGAGCCGGGGCAGCGGACCGTGCTGATCGCAGGCTTCGTGGAGGAGCGGAGGTGA
- a CDS encoding chemotaxis response regulator protein-glutamate methylesterase, with amino-acid sequence MRTDPEEAGRREPLPPRQETGAGAGRRPVRVILVDDSRFFRARVRRALEATGRIRVVAEAGDGDEALERAADTDADVLTLDIEMPRMDGLTALAHLMRRHPLPVVMLSSRTRIGAEATVEALRLGAIDFVAKPDGLEPDGFRNMVEQLTRRVLLAATAGLSHAAPARSDAAPQVPRRRLAPGGLAERVVVIGASTGGPQALYRMMPLWPAELDAGVILVQHMPRGFTRSLAAGLDRIAPIAVREAEEDEPVLSRQALVAPAGYHLRISPRRRVRLGEDPPQHGVRPSVDPTLESAAAVWGAGLVSVILTGMGADGTRGSAAVRAAGGRVIAQSEATCVVYGMPRSVVTAGLADRVLDLEAIPAAVAEMLGNER; translated from the coding sequence ATGAGGACCGACCCGGAAGAGGCCGGCCGCCGCGAGCCCTTGCCCCCCCGCCAGGAGACGGGAGCCGGCGCGGGACGCCGTCCCGTGCGGGTGATCCTGGTCGACGACTCCCGTTTCTTCCGCGCCCGCGTCCGCCGGGCCCTGGAGGCGACCGGCCGGATCCGGGTGGTCGCCGAGGCGGGCGACGGCGACGAGGCGCTGGAGCGGGCGGCGGACACGGACGCGGACGTCCTCACGCTGGACATCGAGATGCCGCGCATGGACGGCCTGACCGCGCTGGCGCACCTGATGCGCCGGCACCCGCTGCCCGTGGTGATGCTCTCCAGCCGGACCCGGATCGGCGCCGAGGCGACGGTCGAGGCGCTCCGCCTGGGTGCCATCGACTTCGTGGCCAAGCCCGACGGGCTGGAGCCCGACGGCTTCCGGAACATGGTCGAGCAGCTGACCCGGCGGGTCCTCCTGGCGGCCACGGCCGGGCTCTCCCACGCCGCCCCCGCGCGGTCCGACGCCGCCCCGCAGGTGCCGCGACGACGGCTCGCGCCGGGAGGCCTGGCCGAACGCGTGGTGGTGATCGGCGCCTCCACCGGCGGTCCCCAGGCGCTCTACCGGATGATGCCGCTCTGGCCGGCGGAGCTGGACGCCGGCGTCATCCTGGTCCAGCACATGCCGCGCGGCTTCACCCGTTCGCTGGCCGCCGGGCTCGACCGCATCGCCCCCATCGCCGTGCGGGAGGCGGAGGAAGACGAACCGGTCCTCTCCCGGCAGGCGCTGGTGGCGCCGGCCGGTTACCACCTGCGCATCTCCCCTCGGCGCCGCGTCCGCCTGGGCGAGGACCCGCCCCAGCACGGGGTGCGTCCCAGCGTCGACCCGACGCTGGAAAGCGCCGCGGCCGTCTGGGGAGCCGGCCTGGTCAGCGTCATCCTGACCGGCATGGGCGCCGACGGAACCCGGGGCTCGGCGGCGGTGCGGGCGGCGGGCGGTCGCGTCATCGCCCAGTCGGAGGCGACGTGCGTCGTCTACGGCATGCCCAGGTCGGTGGTGACGGCGGGGCTGGCCGACCGGGTCCTGGATCTGGAGGCGATCCCGGCCGCGGTGGCCGAGATGCTGGGGAACGAGAGGTGA
- a CDS encoding class I SAM-dependent rRNA methyltransferase translates to MATPRSQEAGGRRGRPLVRISGAASQAVRQGRGWVYRDEVVEVDPEIRPGQVVRVESRRGGEVGCGFYNPRSKLAVRMLDPDPMARIDAAWFRERLEEAWRYRRQRLGDPEACRVVFAEADGLPGLIVDRYGPVVVVGFLAAGLEPFREVILDQLETMLRPEAVVERDEAEVRRHEGLAPRSGLLRGRLPEEVWIREGGVRFLVDVLGGQKTGWFLDQRENRLRAGELAAGRTVLDLFTHTGGFALQAAAGGAERVEAWDASVPALELARVHAERNGLAQRVRFREGDVFHVLREKVQAGARYQMIILDPPAFARRAADLDGAYRGYREINRQAMRLLEPGGLLITCSCSQPVRPEMFEQMLVDAAADAGARFRILERRGASPDHPVRLGHPPSDYLKCWILERM, encoded by the coding sequence ATGGCGACCCCCCGGTCGCAGGAGGCCGGCGGTAGGCGCGGCCGGCCGCTGGTGCGGATCTCGGGCGCCGCTTCGCAGGCCGTCCGGCAGGGGCGCGGCTGGGTCTACCGGGACGAGGTGGTGGAGGTGGACCCCGAGATCCGCCCGGGCCAGGTGGTCCGGGTCGAATCCAGGCGGGGCGGCGAGGTCGGCTGCGGCTTCTACAACCCGCGTTCCAAGCTGGCCGTCCGGATGCTCGATCCGGATCCCATGGCCCGCATCGATGCGGCCTGGTTCCGGGAGCGACTGGAGGAGGCTTGGCGCTACCGGCGGCAGCGGCTCGGCGATCCGGAGGCCTGCCGGGTCGTCTTCGCCGAGGCGGACGGCCTCCCGGGCCTGATCGTCGACCGCTACGGGCCGGTGGTGGTGGTCGGCTTCCTGGCGGCGGGGCTGGAGCCCTTCCGCGAGGTGATCCTGGACCAGCTGGAGACGATGCTGCGGCCCGAGGCGGTGGTGGAGCGGGACGAGGCGGAGGTCCGCCGGCACGAGGGCCTGGCCCCCCGCTCCGGTCTCCTGCGCGGCCGGCTGCCCGAGGAAGTCTGGATCCGGGAGGGAGGGGTCCGCTTCCTCGTCGACGTGCTGGGTGGGCAGAAGACCGGCTGGTTCCTGGACCAGCGCGAGAACCGGCTCCGCGCCGGCGAGCTGGCCGCCGGCCGGACCGTGCTCGACCTCTTCACCCACACGGGCGGCTTCGCCTTGCAGGCGGCGGCGGGCGGGGCGGAGCGCGTGGAGGCGTGGGACGCCTCGGTGCCCGCCCTGGAGCTGGCGCGGGTGCACGCGGAGAGGAACGGGCTGGCGCAGCGGGTCCGCTTCCGGGAGGGGGACGTCTTCCACGTCCTGCGCGAGAAGGTCCAGGCCGGCGCCCGCTACCAGATGATCATCCTGGATCCCCCCGCCTTCGCCCGCCGGGCGGCCGACCTCGACGGCGCCTACCGGGGCTACAGGGAGATCAACCGGCAGGCCATGCGCCTGCTGGAGCCGGGCGGCCTGCTGATCACCTGCAGCTGCTCGCAACCGGTCCGGCCCGAGATGTTCGAGCAGATGCTGGTGGATGCCGCCGCCGACGCGGGCGCGCGCTTCCGGATCCTGGAGCGGCGCGGCGCCTCGCCGGATCATCCGGTCCGGCTGGGCCATCCGCCTTCGGACTACCTGAAGTGCTGGATCCTGGAACGCATGTAG
- a CDS encoding chemotaxis protein CheW: MSQPETEAGRAAEGRQVVVLELDGQAYGADIGSVREVLAFQPVTRVPQAPSFVLGVINLRGRIIPVIDLRRRLGLAAAEPGPLSRIVVVEDGDELIGMLVDGVSEVLQVPADRIDPPGELVRGEDASFLRGVARLEDRLIIFLALERVLDAHQRSAAVSAARPGA, from the coding sequence ATGAGCCAGCCGGAGACGGAGGCGGGCCGGGCTGCGGAGGGCCGGCAGGTCGTGGTGCTCGAGCTGGACGGGCAGGCGTACGGGGCCGACATCGGCAGCGTCCGCGAGGTGCTCGCCTTCCAGCCCGTCACCCGGGTGCCGCAGGCGCCCTCCTTCGTGCTGGGCGTCATCAACTTGCGGGGACGGATCATCCCGGTGATCGACCTCCGGCGTCGCCTCGGGCTGGCCGCCGCCGAGCCGGGCCCCCTCTCCCGGATCGTGGTGGTGGAGGACGGCGACGAGTTGATCGGGATGCTGGTGGACGGCGTGAGCGAGGTGCTCCAGGTCCCCGCGGACCGGATCGATCCGCCGGGCGAGCTGGTGCGCGGGGAGGACGCCTCCTTCCTCCGCGGCGTGGCGCGCCTGGAGGACCGGTTGATCATCTTCCTGGCGCTGGAGAGGGTGCTGGACGCGCACCAGCGCTCCGCCGCCGTGAGCGCCGCCCGGCCGGGGGCCTAG